The nucleotide window CAGCGGCCTATCGGCACGATGAGTCCGGTCGCTTCGGCCAGAGGGATGAAGTCGCTGGGGGTCACCATGCCCTTTTCCGGATGGTTCCAACGAATCAGGGCCTCCATGCCAACCAGACGCATCTCCTTCAGGTTGATCTGCGGCTGGTAATAAAGCAGAAACTGGCCGCGTTCCACGGCGTTACGCAGATTGTTTTCCAGGAGCATGCGGGCCAGCGACGCCGTATTGAATTCTTGGCGATAAAATTGCCAGTTGTTCCGGCCCTGTTCCTTGGCGTGGGACATGGCGGCATCGGCATTTTTGGTCAGGGTCTTGACATCTCGACCATCCAGGGGATAAATGCCGATACCGATGCTGCATCCCAGAAAAAATTCCATGCCATCGATATTGTACAGTTCAGAGAGACGGGCCAGAATCTGCCGGGCCAGGATGGCAGCATCATTGGCACTCTCGGGACGGGGCAGAATGATGCCAAATTCGTCACCACCCACGCGGCATAATGTGGCTTGTTGTGGCATGCATTCCGAGAGTCGTTGCGTGACCTCGATCAACAAACGGTCCCCGACATCGTGGCCCATGGTGTCATTGATGACCTTGAACCGGTCCAGATCCAGCAAAAACAAGGCAATCATGCTCTCCGCGTCGCGGCTTGCCTCGGCAAGCAGATGCCCCAGTCGTTCATGAAACAACAGCCGGTTGGGCAGGCCGGTCAGCAGATCGTGCCCTGTCAGATAGAGCAGATTCTCTTCGGACTCTTTGGATGCCGTCAAATCCGAAAAAATCATCACATAATTGGTCGTGATGCCTTGTGGCGAGCGGATGGCATTGATATGTGTCCACTGGGGATAGATCTCCCCATTTTTCCTTCGATTCCAGATTTCTCCCTGCCAGCTGTTGCCGGCGGTCAGGGATTCCCATAAATGCCGGTAAAAAGCATCGTCATGGCGACCGGATTGCAACAGACTCATTCGTTTGCCGATCACCTCCGTGGCGGAATAACCGGTGATGTGCTGGAAGGCCGGATTGACGGAGAGGATGGTTGCCCTGGGGTCGGTGACGACGACCCCTTCGGCAGTACTTTCAAGAACGTTGGCCGCCAGGTACAGTTGTCGTTCCGCCTCCAATACCTGCAACAGGTAACGCACCCGATTGCGCAGAATGGCCCAGTGAATGGGTTTGGGGACAAAATCGGTTGCGCCGACCTCAAAGGCCCTGTCCACGGACTCTTCATCATTGAGACCGGTGATCATGATGACGGGAACCTGGGCCGAACCCGGAAATTTTTTTATTTCCAGACAGGCCTGAAAGCCATCCATGACCGGCATCTTGGCATCCATCAGGACGACATCCGGAACCCGCTCCGCAAAACGACCGACCGCTTCGGCACCATTCTTGACCCCCAGGGCCTCGTAACCGATTTTTTCCAAAAAGCGGCACAACATCAGACGGGTAACCGGATCATCGTCGGCAACGAGGAAAAATGGGGTCTTGTCTTGCATTGTCCTCACCAGAATTTGGTGGGTATTATTTTGGTTATAAGAAACAAGGGGAGAGTTTTATTCCAGCTCAATCAGGCTGACCCTGTCCTGATTGGTATCCAGGATCATGACCGTGGCTTGTGTGCCGAAGCCGTGAGCTGTGCCCGGGTTCAGGGCGAGGGTGGATCCGAAAAATTTATTTTCGGGTCTGTGGGTATGGCCGTGGACAACATAATGGAAGCGACCCGCAGCAATCAAGGCATCGCGCATGGCTGGAACGGTACCGTGATACACGGCCATGTGTTTTTCGCTGACTTCGAGTTCCAGAAACTCACCCTGCAAACGCCAGCCATTGTCATCAAACAATCTGAGAAGGCCATATTTTTCACCGTCATTATTCCCGAATACCGCAGCCACGTTCATGCCACGAAATATTTGCATCACACCAGGACTGATCATGTCTCCGGCATGCACCACCAGATCGACGTGTTGAGCCTGAAACACAGCGAGTGCCTGACGCAGATGGTTGATATGGTCATGGGAGTCGGAAATCAAGCCAATGATCACAGATGCAATGCTCCTGTCACGTATTGTCGATAAATTATTTGATGATCTTATCGAAAAAACGGAATGGTACCAGTCATGTTGAGGGGAAAATGCCCATTATTGCCATTCAGACCCACACTTTGTTGCAGAAAATTTTCCATGGCTTGTTTATTTTCTCCAGACTGGACTTCGACATTCCCATGCAGGCGATAGCGACCAGCCTCCCAGATCTGAAGCGTGACATTCATGGTCAGCGAACTCCGTATGTCATTGATCTGGATGTTGATCATGTCATTCTCCATACTGGAGAGCAGGCGAACATCACCCAGAAATACCTTCCAGGGCGGACCGAGTTCCAATCCCCGGATATCGATGCGACCTGTGATTTCGGGAAATCCATTGGCGCGCATCATGAAATCATCCATACCCAGATCGATTTCTCCCTTCATTTGCAAGGGAAAATCCTTGAGCAGATCTGTCAGGAAGGGAATGCTGGTATTGCCGGTGATTTGCTGGAATCGTACATGGTTTTGATCCTGAACATCAAAGCGCCCACGAATACGAAATTGTTTGGAGTTGCCGATATAGAACAGGCCTTGTATTTTTCCCTTCAAGATCGCCTTGGGCCTGATTGTCCATTGCAATGAGTCCAACTGGACGGGAGGATAGATCAATTGGATCGCTCGACCGCTCCACAAGGTTCCAGAGATACCATTCAATTGAATGGGGGTGATTTTTGCTTTTGCCATTTGATAGACAAAAGTGGCAGGCAGATTTGCAAAGAGAAAAAACAGGAAAGATATGACGGCTATGATACCGTAGAACCACCATTTTCTGAACAGGATCATCATGCTATTCCTTCGGAAGTCAGGGCAAGGCCCTTATGACCAGTACCAGTTGCGCATTGACCAGGCCCGGACTTTTGCCTTTTTCGATGGACACATTGGCCGTTTCGACACCATATCGGTCGTGCAGACCCTCCATCCAGATGAGCAGGGATTGAAAAGGGGCCTGTTCGAACCATAGCCGCACTTTGTCCTGTCCCTCTGGTTCGACACGTTTGAGTACCAGACCCAAACCTTGTTTGCGAACGCTGCGATCGGCCAGTGAGAGAAGCGAGTCGCCTTTTTCCAAGGCCAGCCGGGATCCGGTGGAGGCCTTCAGGCGGACCAGGTCCGAGGCAGCCTGTTCCATCCAGCGCACGGTATTGATTCGGTTTTCAGTAATCTCGCGCAATTCACGATAGTGTTCCCGAACCGGAAACCAGACCAGAGAGAGAAACAACAGAAAAATCAGCAGTTGGCTTCCCCAGACGATCAACAATTTTTCCCGATCACTGATGGCCGACCAGCGTGCTAGCAGGTACTTGTTGAGAAATGACATTACAAACCTTTGATTTGCAGATGGCTTTCGACGGAATCATCCTGTTTCACGGCGGAGCGGATATTGACTTCCATCCGACCGGACGTTTCGATGGCGTGTTTGAGTTTATTCAATTGTTCCAGGTCCTGGATGCGGAGATAAAGATCCAGGAGGCCATCCTGATAGCGTAGTCGTTCCACGGTGGTGCCGGGAATGGTCATGACCGTATTGCCAGCCTGGACCAGAAGATTCAAGAATTCCTGACCGCCTCCCGCTTCCTGGCGCAGACGTTTCATGCGTTCACGCATTTGAACTTCGGGCTGCACGACACGGACTCCCGGGAATGCTTGCTGAAATATTTCCTGGATACGGGCATCAAGAACCACGATTTGCGCATCCATGCGTTTGTTTTCGAAGAAAACGATCCCCAGTTTGATCAAAATCCAGAGAGCCATGAGACCAGCAGTCAGCCGGAAAGGACGCAAAAGACTTTCCCAACGTCCCTGAATGCCGAACCGACCTTGCAGGAGATTGATGATGCCTGGCTCCGGGGTTGTTCCGGCCATAAGGGTGATGGGATCGACTTCGGGACGTATTTCCTCAATTTCCAGATCGGGATGATCCGCAAGAACGGGCTTGAACGCCTGACCGGTACAATTCAGCACGTGGAGAGTTTTAGGGCGTGTTTGTTGATCCCATTCGACCAGGCTCCGTTCGAGGATGAATTGGACATTGCCGGTATCCATGCCGAGTCCGGTATGCAATCCGGTACGCAGCAACGCCTGCTCGGGAGTCAGGAGCAGGGTCCAGGTATCTGGTTTCCAGGGCAACAGCAAAATTTCGCTGACCATCAGATCGGGACGGATGCCCACATTTTTGAGTCTGGTCAGCCATTGCTCCATGAGATCAGCATCGGTAACCGCCACGGGACGGTGGCCGTTTTCGAGAGGGGGTCCCAGGGAAAAATGCAATTTTTCCAGAGGGGTCGCCACTTTTTCTTCGAGAAGGAAAGGGAGTGCCTTGACAAGATTGCGCCGACTTGTCTTGGGTACCGGCACGGATTGGATCAGGACGTCCAGAGCGGGAACCATGGCCACCACACGCATGCGCGACATGGCGGCGGCGACCTGTTTGGCATTTTCCGTGCGGGAATTTCCCTCAGGTCCAACCCAGGTGAGTGTATCGCCCGTTTCGGCATTCAGGTGAATGTAGGCATGGCTCCTCATTTTATGTATACCACCCCATTGATCTGTTCCTGTTGATCCATGTTTACAACACTCCCTGCCCACGCATCAATACGAGCATACCATTGTTGCTCCGGTTGAGCAGCGTAAACTGGTGAATTCGACTGGGTCCAATACGGGCATGGATCGTGACCAGAAAATGATGGCTTGATACGCCAATGCCGCGTGGCGTGACCACGTAACGGGAAAGGGTGGGTTCATTAACAAAATCGTTCATGTCCTGAAAGGGTTTTTGTTTGCGCCGTTCGAGCAGTCGTTCAACGTCACCGTCCTTGATATCCTCAACCAGGGTGCGCAGGATTTCCGGGGAAGCGGTGTTGACGTTAATGTCGGTATAGGATGGCAAAGCCGTCACATATGGCGCCAGTTTTTGGAAACTTTCATCGTCAAACCCTTTGATGACCCTCAATTCGGTCGTACTGACCAGGGGGCGATTGGCAGCTCGATAAGGGGGATCCATTCCCAGATAGTCGGGGTCTTCGGCCCCACCTGGACCGCCTAAATCTCCATTGGTGTCAATCCAGTCCGCCACTGCGTAAGCCAGCTCCGGACTGAGACCCTGGTGGAGGAGCAATCTGCGAAAGCGCCCCATGTCGAGCAGACTCTGGTTGCCGCCGACAATCAAATTGTTGAGGTTGAAACGACCTTCCATGTCTTCAATGTAG belongs to Magnetococcales bacterium and includes:
- a CDS encoding EAL domain-containing protein, encoding MQDKTPFFLVADDDPVTRLMLCRFLEKIGYEALGVKNGAEAVGRFAERVPDVVLMDAKMPVMDGFQACLEIKKFPGSAQVPVIMITGLNDEESVDRAFEVGATDFVPKPIHWAILRNRVRYLLQVLEAERQLYLAANVLESTAEGVVVTDPRATILSVNPAFQHITGYSATEVIGKRMSLLQSGRHDDAFYRHLWESLTAGNSWQGEIWNRRKNGEIYPQWTHINAIRSPQGITTNYVMIFSDLTASKESEENLLYLTGHDLLTGLPNRLLFHERLGHLLAEASRDAESMIALFLLDLDRFKVINDTMGHDVGDRLLIEVTQRLSECMPQQATLCRVGGDEFGIILPRPESANDAAILARQILARLSELYNIDGMEFFLGCSIGIGIYPLDGRDVKTLTKNADAAMSHAKEQGRNNWQFYRQEFNTASLARMLLENNLRNAVERGQFLLYYQPQINLKEMRLVGMEALIRWNHPEKGMVTPSDFIPLAEATGLIVPIGRWALQNACRQARSWQNSGYPPLRMGVNLSGIQFKLANFPEQVLAILKEEGVDPHHVELELTESIAMGDVTESLAKLQILSRGHVRLAIDDFGTGFSSLGYLKKFPINTLKIDQSFVRTCTTSPEDAAIIRAIVGIAHGLGLQVIAEGVETEEQLALLRLEQCDEIQGYYFSRPLPASEFQVFMDSWVGNQR
- a CDS encoding metallophosphoesterase, whose product is MIIGLISDSHDHINHLRQALAVFQAQHVDLVVHAGDMISPGVMQIFRGMNVAAVFGNNDGEKYGLLRLFDDNGWRLQGEFLELEVSEKHMAVYHGTVPAMRDALIAAGRFHYVVHGHTHRPENKFFGSTLALNPGTAHGFGTQATVMILDTNQDRVSLIELE
- the gspN gene encoding type II secretion system protein N, yielding MMILFRKWWFYGIIAVISFLFFLFANLPATFVYQMAKAKITPIQLNGISGTLWSGRAIQLIYPPVQLDSLQWTIRPKAILKGKIQGLFYIGNSKQFRIRGRFDVQDQNHVRFQQITGNTSIPFLTDLLKDFPLQMKGEIDLGMDDFMMRANGFPEITGRIDIRGLELGPPWKVFLGDVRLLSSMENDMINIQINDIRSSLTMNVTLQIWEAGRYRLHGNVEVQSGENKQAMENFLQQSVGLNGNNGHFPLNMTGTIPFFR
- a CDS encoding type II secretion system protein M, giving the protein MSFLNKYLLARWSAISDREKLLIVWGSQLLIFLLFLSLVWFPVREHYRELREITENRINTVRWMEQAASDLVRLKASTGSRLALEKGDSLLSLADRSVRKQGLGLVLKRVEPEGQDKVRLWFEQAPFQSLLIWMEGLHDRYGVETANVSIEKGKSPGLVNAQLVLVIRALP
- the gspK gene encoding type II secretion system minor pseudopilin GspK — protein: MNRRQVHPGRANEQGVALIIALLVVAMASTAIVSLTQTQRIDMRRTENIFSRDQAGFIALGGEIWAKKMLAKDLTEGGLDTLDENWAEKIAPIVLERGVVSGYIEDMEGRFNLNNLIVGGNQSLLDMGRFRRLLLHQGLSPELAYAVADWIDTNGDLGGPGGAEDPDYLGMDPPYRAANRPLVSTTELRVIKGFDDESFQKLAPYVTALPSYTDINVNTASPEILRTLVEDIKDGDVERLLERRKQKPFQDMNDFVNEPTLSRYVVTPRGIGVSSHHFLVTIHARIGPSRIHQFTLLNRSNNGMLVLMRGQGVL